From a single Gammaproteobacteria bacterium genomic region:
- a CDS encoding YHS domain-containing protein produces the protein MRRQDQPLRAGAPGDPMELSDKVRDPVCGMSVDRHQYEVRYGHRHFAFCSLQCKRRFLDHPHLYLGYPGQPAPRQKGEQVLKRRRLTLDHPLSAAGAVIVEDLLRGLMGVRDIPWPGSASSWATTCCRWAWPKSRRLWSKPASAWGASGLSACAAAGFTPTKRRNLRPVKPRPPTTTSPESALAECACAPALAAGEHPFRLYTEGDELIEAMLAAIGGARRTVYLETYIFAADAVGRRFVAALAARAAAGVEVRLVVDALGSFLLFPRKVEGELKRAGVVVRRFHRWSWRQPWHYNRRDHRKLLVVDGRTAFLGGFNIHRQSSRRACGERRWRDSHVRLDGALAAQAAALFEAFWEGDRSAPPADMPENGSVLLSNHSRTCRRRLHCLLLSLFAGADASLFLTTPYFVPDHRLREGLKNAARRGVDVRLLVPRISDVRLARWAAQAVYGELLEAGVQVFEYLPRLLHAKTVVADGDFALLGTANLDYRSLRLNYELVLASRDPALCAALRQQFDNDLGEAEAVRLEHWRRRRWPQRLAGTLAWAVRRWL, from the coding sequence ATGAGGCGGCAGGATCAACCCCTCAGGGCAGGCGCCCCAGGAGATCCCATGGAGCTTTCTGACAAGGTGCGTGATCCGGTCTGCGGCATGAGCGTGGACCGCCATCAATATGAAGTGCGCTACGGCCACCGGCATTTCGCCTTTTGTTCTTTGCAGTGCAAGCGGCGTTTTCTGGACCATCCCCATTTGTACCTCGGCTATCCCGGCCAGCCGGCGCCCCGGCAGAAGGGGGAGCAGGTACTGAAGCGCCGCCGCCTGACGCTGGACCATCCCCTCTCCGCCGCGGGCGCGGTGATCGTGGAAGATCTGCTGCGCGGCTTGATGGGGGTGCGGGACATTCCGTGGCCGGGGAGCGCATCGAGCTGGGCTACGACCTGCTGCAGGTGGGCCTGGCCGAAATCGAGGCGGCTCTGGTCGAAGCCGGCGTCCGCTTGGGGGGCGAGTGGCCTGAGCGCCTGCGCCGCGGCTGGATTCACGCCAACGAAGAGGCGGAACTTGAGGCCCGTGAAGCCGCGCCCCCCCACCACTACCTCCCCTGAGTCCGCGCTGGCGGAGTGCGCCTGCGCACCGGCGCTGGCGGCGGGGGAGCATCCCTTCCGGCTGTACACCGAGGGCGATGAACTGATTGAAGCCATGCTGGCGGCCATCGGCGGGGCGAGGCGCACCGTGTATCTGGAAACCTATATTTTCGCCGCCGATGCCGTGGGCCGGCGTTTCGTGGCAGCCTTGGCGGCGCGGGCTGCGGCCGGGGTGGAGGTGCGTCTGGTGGTGGATGCCCTGGGCTCTTTTCTGCTCTTTCCCCGCAAAGTGGAAGGCGAATTGAAGCGCGCGGGCGTGGTCGTGCGCCGCTTTCACCGCTGGAGCTGGCGCCAGCCCTGGCATTACAACCGGCGCGATCACCGCAAGCTGTTGGTGGTGGACGGCCGCACCGCTTTTCTCGGCGGTTTCAATATCCATCGCCAGAGTTCCCGCCGCGCCTGCGGCGAGCGCCGCTGGCGCGACAGCCATGTGCGGCTGGACGGCGCCCTGGCCGCGCAGGCGGCGGCCCTGTTTGAGGCGTTTTGGGAGGGCGACCGCAGCGCGCCACCGGCGGACATGCCAGAGAATGGCAGCGTGCTGCTGTCCAATCACAGCCGTACCTGCCGCCGCCGTTTGCATTGCCTGTTGCTCAGTTTGTTTGCCGGGGCGGACGCCAGCTTGTTTTTGACCACGCCTTATTTCGTGCCCGACCACCGCTTGCGGGAGGGCCTCAAAAACGCCGCCCGGCGCGGGGTGGATGTGCGTCTGCTGGTGCCCCGTATCAGCGATGTGCGCCTGGCGCGCTGGGCGGCCCAGGCAGTATATGGCGAATTGTTGGAAGCGGGCGTGCAGGTGTTCGAATACCTGCCCCGGCTGCTGCACGCCAAAACCGTGGTGGCGGACGGTGATTTCGCCCTGCTGGGTACCGCCAATCTGGACTACCGCAGCCTGCGGCTCAACTACGAGCTGGTGTTGGCCAGCCGCGACCCCGCCTTGTGCGCGGCGCTGCGGCAACAGTTCGACAACGATCTCGGCGAGGCCGAAGCTGTGCGGCTGGAACACTGGCGCCGCCGCCGTTGGCCGCAGCGCCTGGCGGGGACGCTGGCCTGGGCGGTGCGGCGGTGGTTGTAA